A region of Pleionea litopenaei DNA encodes the following proteins:
- a CDS encoding DUF6999 family protein — translation MGWTNNFDYANFDSKDPNPWQSLFLDKSLPIDQGAKQALLDNNNAWSRRVLLPLLRPLAKLLIILVQLIRLVLPAKVSSSFLLHRGIAFGLKYFVKPEASYLILRHFIIGSQILRFIEANVNQFEFTRGFTIKAASLDDLKDDMFLKHDLNLFNFVTSLNGQVSDLSSSIRASSQLDFSSITDDIESQISVPKKRWFRFLDLQSAIELYTPIYGLFLSDHDFWRAVVSLQLDETIAGYVARILNDPFPLIMVNNRHPMVPHSTLNAGFRLMLHGLDAEQLHGYLLNQKKDRSQ, via the coding sequence ATGGGTTGGACGAATAATTTTGACTACGCGAACTTTGACTCCAAGGATCCGAATCCTTGGCAATCATTATTTCTCGATAAAAGCTTGCCGATCGACCAAGGAGCTAAACAAGCGCTGCTAGACAATAACAATGCTTGGTCGCGTCGGGTGCTTTTACCTTTGCTTCGACCATTGGCGAAACTGTTAATCATTTTGGTTCAGTTAATACGCTTAGTTTTGCCCGCGAAAGTTAGTTCGTCTTTTTTATTGCACAGAGGTATCGCTTTTGGATTGAAATACTTTGTAAAACCAGAAGCGAGCTATTTGATTTTGCGACACTTTATCATTGGTTCGCAAATCCTTCGTTTTATTGAAGCTAATGTCAATCAATTTGAGTTTACCAGAGGCTTTACGATTAAAGCGGCGAGTTTAGACGACCTTAAAGACGATATGTTTCTAAAGCACGATTTAAATTTGTTCAATTTTGTCACCAGCCTCAATGGTCAAGTGAGCGACTTGTCATCGTCGATCCGTGCGTCGAGTCAGCTGGACTTCTCTTCGATAACCGATGATATTGAGTCGCAAATTTCAGTGCCGAAAAAACGTTGGTTTCGATTTTTAGATTTACAGTCGGCGATTGAATTATACACGCCGATATATGGTTTGTTTTTGAGTGACCATGACTTTTGGCGTGCGGTTGTTTCTTTGCAGCTCGATGAAACCATTGCTGGGTATGTCGCACGAATACTTAACGATCCTTTTCCACTAATAATGGTCAATAATCGTCATCCGATGGTGCCTCACAGTACTTTAAATGCTGGATTTCGGTTGATGCTGCACGGTCTCGATGCTGAGCAGTTGCACGGGTATCTTTTAAATCAAAAGAAAGATCGTAGTCAATGA
- a CDS encoding alpha/beta hydrolase produces MALLPYLERETQATPDACVIWLHGLGANGHDFYPIVPELKQTQQLNVRFVFPHAPSMPVTINNGFVMPAWYDITDINIDRKIDETQLRQSAAAVNELIQEQINKGIAANRIIIAGFSQGGAVALESALSHPSTLGGLLAMSTYFATKDSIQLSSENQSIPIEVHHGLYDVVVPEQLGQETVKRLQHQGYACQYRTYPMEHAVCPAQILDIDRFFVQCLS; encoded by the coding sequence ATGGCACTACTGCCTTATTTAGAAAGAGAAACACAAGCAACACCTGACGCTTGTGTTATTTGGCTACATGGACTCGGCGCGAATGGTCATGACTTCTACCCTATCGTCCCCGAGTTAAAACAAACCCAACAATTGAACGTTCGTTTTGTGTTTCCGCACGCGCCTTCTATGCCAGTAACCATTAACAATGGATTCGTCATGCCTGCATGGTACGATATTACCGATATTAATATCGATCGAAAAATTGACGAAACTCAACTTCGCCAGTCTGCAGCTGCGGTGAACGAGTTAATTCAAGAGCAAATAAATAAAGGCATTGCGGCGAACAGAATTATTATTGCAGGCTTTTCTCAAGGCGGTGCAGTCGCTCTAGAATCTGCCTTGTCACACCCGTCGACACTCGGCGGATTATTGGCTATGTCAACTTACTTTGCGACCAAAGATAGCATCCAGCTTAGTTCTGAGAATCAATCCATTCCGATAGAAGTGCATCACGGTTTGTACGATGTTGTGGTTCCAGAACAACTGGGCCAAGAAACGGTTAAGCGGCTACAACATCAAGGATACGCCTGCCAATATCGCACTTATCCGATGGAGCATGCTGTGTGCCCCGCGCAAATTCTTGATATCGATCGCTTTTTTGTACAATGCTTAAGCTAA
- a CDS encoding 3-oxoacyl-[acyl-carrier-protein] synthase III C-terminal domain-containing protein translates to MKQSKEMPSTQRLDDGEMRPSDSNTVKPAYNTVKPAYIVGCGGYLPGLPITNEQIHHYIGYVTSKSEKLKRATLRKNGVNTRHYAREADGTVTHSNAELAALAVANALQDATFDPSQLEFLATATTQGDMLVPGHASLVHAATGIDSLSLASFQSVCASSTMAIQSAVHSIQLGQTRVSAAVGSELSSVCFQPSFYQPFYNEETPVDEAMSLEFLRWTLSDGGAACIFSDRPNPNGVSFKVDWIEQRSFANRVENCMYAGTASASDQKYWRTYSSPQQAYQSGALALKQDFDCLYKLFPSWVGYFCELLDKHQLEPTSVDHFLPHFSAQSLGDHMAQLLDKAKALIPRDKWFNNLNAIGNTGSASIFFMLDGLRKTKKLSHGESILCFVPESGRSIASFIKLTVVCNDSK, encoded by the coding sequence ATGAAACAATCAAAGGAAATGCCGAGCACGCAGCGTTTGGATGATGGCGAAATGAGGCCATCGGATTCAAATACCGTTAAACCGGCTTATAATACCGTTAAACCGGCTTATATAGTTGGCTGCGGTGGTTATTTACCCGGTTTACCGATAACCAACGAGCAGATCCATCATTATATTGGGTACGTTACGTCGAAAAGCGAAAAACTAAAAAGAGCGACCTTACGAAAGAATGGTGTAAACACGCGACATTATGCGAGAGAGGCCGATGGCACGGTAACTCATTCAAACGCAGAATTGGCTGCTTTGGCCGTCGCTAATGCATTGCAAGATGCTACTTTCGATCCGTCACAACTTGAGTTTTTAGCCACGGCAACGACACAAGGCGATATGTTGGTTCCCGGACACGCAAGCTTGGTTCATGCAGCAACCGGTATTGACTCCCTGAGCTTAGCCTCGTTTCAGTCGGTATGTGCAAGCTCAACCATGGCAATTCAAAGTGCGGTGCACAGCATACAGTTAGGACAAACTCGTGTCAGTGCAGCGGTAGGTAGTGAGCTTTCGAGTGTTTGCTTTCAACCCAGCTTTTACCAGCCGTTCTATAATGAAGAAACGCCTGTCGATGAAGCTATGTCGCTAGAGTTTTTACGTTGGACGCTATCAGATGGTGGTGCGGCCTGTATTTTTTCAGACCGACCAAACCCCAATGGAGTGAGCTTTAAAGTCGACTGGATTGAACAGCGGAGTTTTGCCAACCGCGTTGAAAACTGTATGTATGCGGGAACGGCAAGCGCCAGCGATCAGAAGTACTGGCGGACATATTCATCACCACAACAAGCCTATCAGTCTGGAGCACTTGCATTAAAGCAAGATTTCGATTGTTTGTATAAGTTGTTTCCTTCTTGGGTTGGCTACTTTTGTGAACTGCTTGATAAACATCAGCTTGAGCCAACTTCCGTTGATCACTTTTTACCGCATTTTTCTGCTCAATCATTAGGTGATCATATGGCGCAGCTCCTCGATAAAGCGAAGGCATTGATTCCAAGAGACAAGTGGTTCAACAATTTAAACGCGATAGGCAACACGGGCAGTGCTTCTATATTCTTTATGCTCGACGGATTGAGAAAAACCAAAAAGCTCAGTCATGGAGAAAGCATTTTGTGTTTTGTTCCTGAGAGCGGTCGGTCAATCGCTTCATTCATCAAATTAACGGTGGTGTGTAATGATTCCAAATAA
- a CDS encoding immune inhibitor A domain-containing protein, with amino-acid sequence MFKLTPIHSLLLAGAVAATGFVAAAPQDEVISLRDPGVINKERIVYWLKKNGAIEEHASQAVIEQALNNYLRNTASGHTKPMVVRVMEEKALKNHAKYNKSSKASMASTVKVLSVLIDFPDLPYDDNRLTPSDTDMYYSSYPVSHYQDLQFSTTGYTGPSGQNLMSGYQYYQAESGGSFSFTGETFGWVTADNNASYYGANDPNRNDNDIRPQDLIKEAVQKAVTANNIDLSEFDLEDPYDRDQDGNLDEPDGFIDHVMVYHSSIGEEAGGGVLGDDAIWAHRFFVNYTGNFNTMGFPIDYGTCSQNSTCIRLYGYTVQPLTAATGVVVHEFGHDLGLADEYDIGNNSAGSPVGNWSVMASGSWTGSPSGTVPTGFSPYARDYFQDKFGGNWITQTEINFADLNSTGVTQNLVEAVNHNGATANQIRVAMPVAQAEPYAGNFQYYSGQGDNLSNSMSFDLSVPSGTNIALEMKAHWNIEEDWDYAWVKINGTPVAGNHTSPTNPYTGQYPEYDGVVNYISGASSEIVGAEGLESWVDLSFDLSAYAGQNVTVTFEYITDANTGSYGFAADEIALTVDGSTSYTDGAETAVATLSGFTRIGALQDFAAPTYYYVQLRSHNGVDAGLDSRSYTDGVVLWYRNDNYSDNRVGDHPGYGFIGVVDANQTLVGGQTSSQIRDAAFQLGGFDVFRDTDDYSQPGMPAAGLVLPVHGFEMQILTQANDNTTASVLLKANGLALSGGFNVAKDELSVTFTNTSFGGTAPYTYSWDFGDGNTSTAASPTHVYAAEGTYTVTLTVTDADTTVAEYSEDVTVAELLILPLAAFSQTITDLTVNFNNTSTSGRGALSYSWDFGDGNSSTATSPTHTYAAAGTYTVVLEVTDSVGSVDTSTKTITVTAPQTGGNGGGSSGGGGSLPPIVIALLGLVALRQRRR; translated from the coding sequence ATGTTTAAGTTAACTCCTATACACAGTCTACTATTGGCCGGAGCCGTGGCCGCAACAGGATTTGTTGCCGCTGCACCACAAGATGAAGTCATTTCATTGCGTGATCCGGGCGTGATAAACAAAGAACGCATCGTTTATTGGTTAAAGAAAAATGGAGCCATCGAAGAGCATGCGTCGCAAGCAGTCATTGAGCAAGCTCTCAACAACTATTTGCGCAACACCGCGAGCGGTCACACCAAGCCTATGGTCGTGCGCGTGATGGAAGAAAAAGCACTTAAGAATCACGCAAAATATAACAAATCGTCAAAGGCATCGATGGCCTCAACCGTAAAGGTTTTGTCGGTTTTGATAGATTTTCCTGATTTACCCTACGATGACAATCGTTTAACGCCAAGTGATACAGATATGTATTACTCAAGCTATCCGGTTTCGCATTATCAAGATCTTCAGTTCTCTACGACTGGATATACTGGCCCGAGCGGACAAAACTTAATGTCTGGTTATCAGTACTATCAGGCAGAGTCGGGTGGTTCTTTCTCTTTCACCGGAGAAACCTTTGGTTGGGTAACTGCAGACAATAATGCGAGCTATTACGGCGCGAATGATCCTAATCGCAATGACAATGACATTCGTCCGCAAGACTTGATCAAAGAAGCGGTTCAGAAAGCTGTAACCGCGAACAATATCGATCTGTCTGAATTCGATTTAGAAGATCCTTACGATCGTGACCAAGATGGTAATTTAGATGAGCCAGACGGCTTTATCGATCACGTTATGGTTTACCACTCAAGTATTGGTGAAGAAGCCGGTGGCGGCGTTTTAGGTGACGATGCTATATGGGCTCATCGCTTTTTCGTTAACTACACCGGCAATTTCAATACCATGGGTTTCCCAATTGATTATGGTACTTGTTCGCAAAATTCGACGTGTATTCGCCTGTATGGTTATACCGTTCAGCCATTGACTGCTGCTACAGGTGTGGTTGTTCATGAGTTTGGCCACGACTTAGGCCTTGCGGATGAATATGACATCGGCAATAACAGCGCCGGCTCTCCCGTTGGAAATTGGTCGGTCATGGCCTCGGGTAGTTGGACGGGTTCTCCTTCTGGAACCGTCCCAACTGGTTTCAGCCCTTATGCTCGTGATTATTTTCAAGATAAGTTTGGTGGAAATTGGATCACGCAAACAGAAATCAATTTTGCTGATTTAAACAGTACTGGAGTTACTCAGAATCTTGTCGAAGCGGTTAATCATAATGGTGCGACGGCTAACCAAATTCGAGTTGCTATGCCAGTTGCTCAAGCAGAGCCGTATGCGGGCAATTTCCAATACTATTCTGGTCAAGGAGATAACCTGTCAAATTCAATGTCATTTGATTTGTCTGTTCCTTCAGGCACGAACATTGCGTTAGAAATGAAAGCGCATTGGAATATTGAAGAAGATTGGGATTATGCGTGGGTTAAAATCAATGGAACTCCCGTCGCTGGAAACCACACTTCTCCAACAAATCCGTATACTGGGCAATACCCTGAATACGACGGCGTTGTTAATTACATTTCAGGTGCTAGTTCTGAAATTGTTGGTGCGGAAGGCCTAGAGAGTTGGGTGGACCTAAGTTTTGATCTCTCAGCCTATGCGGGACAAAACGTCACTGTCACTTTTGAGTACATCACCGATGCCAATACCGGTAGCTATGGATTTGCTGCAGATGAGATTGCTTTAACGGTTGATGGTTCTACAAGCTATACCGACGGTGCTGAAACGGCTGTTGCTACCCTAAGTGGTTTCACTCGTATTGGCGCATTGCAAGACTTTGCTGCACCGACTTACTACTATGTTCAGTTAAGAAGTCACAACGGCGTTGATGCTGGCTTGGATTCTCGCTCTTATACCGATGGTGTTGTATTGTGGTATCGCAACGATAACTACTCTGACAATCGTGTTGGTGATCACCCTGGTTATGGCTTTATTGGCGTTGTTGATGCTAACCAAACCTTGGTGGGTGGACAAACGTCGAGTCAGATCCGTGATGCTGCCTTCCAATTGGGCGGGTTCGATGTTTTCCGTGATACTGATGATTACTCACAACCAGGTATGCCTGCCGCTGGGCTTGTGTTACCTGTGCATGGGTTCGAAATGCAAATTTTGACACAGGCGAACGACAACACGACTGCGTCTGTATTGTTGAAAGCCAATGGTCTAGCACTTTCTGGTGGGTTTAATGTTGCTAAAGACGAGCTTTCTGTAACCTTCACCAACACTTCGTTCGGTGGTACTGCGCCTTACACGTATTCGTGGGACTTTGGTGATGGCAACACATCGACCGCAGCTTCTCCGACACATGTTTACGCTGCAGAAGGAACGTACACAGTTACTCTAACGGTAACTGATGCAGATACTACCGTGGCTGAATATAGCGAAGATGTAACCGTTGCTGAGTTGTTAATTCTACCGTTAGCAGCCTTCTCTCAAACGATTACTGATTTAACGGTAAACTTTAACAATACTTCAACCAGTGGACGTGGAGCGCTTAGTTACTCTTGGGATTTCGGTGATGGCAATTCATCAACCGCAACGTCTCCAACGCATACCTATGCCGCAGCAGGTACCTACACGGTTGTACTTGAAGTGACAGACAGTGTTGGCAGTGTCGATACTTCAACGAAAACCATTACAGTCACTGCGCCGCAAACTGGTGGTAACGGTGGTGGTAGTAGCGGTGGCGGCGGCTCATTGCCTCCTATCGTTATTGCACTACTTGGTCTAGTGGCGTTACGTCAACGTCGTCGCTAG
- a CDS encoding iron-containing redox enzyme family protein: MIPNNLNRDNISRSTDSMQTQAGTSGASSGAIKTSKAQILRHLIQVWSNFEYQLNQLPVVKQAISGNLTLANLQRLLLDHLQQVKEGSGWITRAASSITSEYLDIRNQFIAHAQTEHKDYLMLQQNYLAAGGTEEALDRAEKNLGTEAFSAWMYHRASQANPFDLIGAMFIIEGLGQRFAEHFTKGLAKCSSIHPDHYTFYQYHAQHDEEHIEELESLLEHPVFNDAKLIQAITKTAKVTARLYLLQLQEIGNN, from the coding sequence ATGATTCCAAATAATCTTAATCGAGACAACATCTCACGTTCAACAGATAGTATGCAAACACAAGCAGGGACCAGTGGAGCAAGCTCAGGGGCCATCAAAACAAGCAAAGCGCAAATATTGCGTCATTTAATTCAGGTTTGGTCGAATTTTGAGTATCAATTAAATCAACTGCCAGTGGTTAAGCAAGCGATTAGTGGAAATTTAACGCTGGCAAACCTGCAACGACTTTTGCTGGATCATTTACAACAAGTTAAGGAAGGGAGTGGATGGATCACACGAGCCGCCTCTTCAATAACGTCAGAGTATCTCGACATTCGTAATCAGTTCATTGCGCATGCACAGACCGAGCATAAAGATTACCTTATGCTGCAACAGAATTATCTTGCGGCAGGAGGGACTGAAGAAGCTTTGGATCGAGCAGAGAAGAATTTAGGAACGGAAGCATTTTCAGCGTGGATGTATCATCGTGCTTCGCAAGCCAACCCTTTTGATCTGATTGGCGCAATGTTTATTATTGAGGGGTTAGGACAACGATTCGCTGAGCACTTCACTAAGGGGTTAGCTAAGTGTTCGAGCATTCATCCTGACCATTACACTTTTTATCAATACCATGCTCAACATGATGAAGAGCACATAGAAGAGCTGGAGTCATTGCTAGAGCACCCGGTTTTTAATGACGCAAAACTTATTCAAGCGATCACTAAGACGGCAAAAGTCACCGCTCGGTTGTACTTACTGCAGTTGCAAGAAATAGGAAATAACTAA
- a CDS encoding class II fumarate hydratase: MKSRIEKDSLGEVKVPNDALYGAQTQRAIENFDYSYHPLPVSFIKALLRIKRSAAKANAELSEIPDATAKAIIDAVDSLVSAPDLMKHFPVNVYQTGSGTSTNMNANEVIANVAHDRSANIIIHPNDDVNFGQSSNDIIPTCLQLSLAEACVEDLLPAFDQVIGQLDELELVSHDVIKTGRTHLMDAMPISFAQEFATWKFQLSESRERIVSTLGRLTQVPLGGTAVGTGINRHHQYSAKVCELLSEEFKLPIIPCANLASRMSSQDVSLEMHGQLRVLATVLIKVSNDLRWMNSGPNSGLGEIQLRAIQPGSSIMPSKVNPVILESILMMCTKVLGHDTSVAIANQSGNFQLNVMLPLIADLSLSSVDLLTHSLKAMSKKVLSTLTINEKYLEQMVLRNPILITAINRKIGYDLAAKIAKTAQSQQRSILEVAEEMTDITRAELEKLLDPKVLAYPFEKS; this comes from the coding sequence GTGAAATCTCGTATTGAAAAGGACTCATTAGGTGAGGTAAAAGTACCAAACGATGCACTGTATGGCGCACAAACGCAACGAGCAATAGAAAATTTCGATTACTCATACCATCCACTTCCTGTGTCTTTTATCAAAGCCCTGTTGCGTATTAAACGATCGGCGGCAAAAGCTAATGCTGAATTAAGTGAAATTCCAGATGCGACTGCCAAGGCAATCATTGATGCGGTTGATAGCTTGGTATCAGCTCCTGATTTGATGAAGCATTTTCCTGTTAATGTTTACCAAACTGGGTCAGGCACCAGTACTAATATGAATGCGAATGAAGTAATTGCTAATGTTGCTCACGATAGGAGCGCAAACATAATTATTCATCCGAATGATGATGTTAATTTTGGACAAAGTAGTAACGATATTATCCCGACATGCCTACAACTGTCACTGGCTGAGGCATGTGTTGAGGACTTACTCCCTGCGTTTGATCAAGTGATCGGACAACTTGATGAGCTTGAGCTAGTATCACACGATGTAATCAAAACAGGACGCACTCACCTAATGGATGCGATGCCGATTTCATTTGCACAAGAGTTTGCGACTTGGAAATTCCAGCTGTCTGAATCACGAGAAAGAATTGTTTCCACCTTGGGGCGCTTAACTCAAGTGCCTCTTGGAGGAACAGCGGTAGGTACAGGAATCAATCGACATCATCAATATTCAGCAAAGGTCTGCGAGCTGTTGAGCGAAGAGTTTAAATTGCCCATTATTCCCTGTGCAAATCTGGCCTCACGCATGAGTTCTCAAGATGTCTCGCTTGAAATGCATGGTCAACTTAGAGTGTTAGCAACGGTGTTGATTAAAGTGTCTAATGATTTGCGTTGGATGAATTCTGGTCCTAATTCAGGATTAGGTGAGATTCAATTACGTGCCATTCAACCGGGTTCTTCCATTATGCCGAGTAAGGTAAATCCGGTAATCTTAGAAAGTATTCTCATGATGTGTACTAAAGTCTTAGGTCACGACACCAGCGTTGCGATCGCAAATCAATCAGGAAATTTTCAATTAAATGTTATGTTGCCATTAATCGCAGATTTATCGTTAAGTTCGGTTGATTTATTGACTCATTCTTTAAAAGCGATGAGCAAAAAAGTATTAAGTACATTAACCATTAATGAGAAATATCTTGAGCAGATGGTATTACGTAATCCTATTTTGATTACTGCTATTAACCGAAAGATTGGTTACGATCTTGCGGCTAAAATTGCAAAAACAGCTCAGTCACAACAGCGTAGTATCTTAGAGGTAGCAGAAGAAATGACTGATATCACTCGAGCAGAGTTAGAGAAATTACTTGATCCTAAAGTGTTAGCTTATCCATTTGAAAAGTCATAG